In Microvenator marinus, one genomic interval encodes:
- a CDS encoding thermonuclease family protein — MVRLLFAALILISIPANAAPPELNVDDGSKFKATKVESGHEFEGKLEDGKRVKVRIVGLDCPEGKLGKDAKAAVQKLLKGKKVTLESTFPMFPLAQDNFGRLVAYVRLDDGRDLSAALLESGHCSAQTWSTPHPRQNLYAGIR; from the coding sequence GTGGTACGTCTTCTCTTCGCAGCCTTAATTCTCATCAGCATTCCAGCCAACGCAGCTCCTCCCGAGCTCAACGTGGATGACGGCTCCAAGTTCAAAGCGACCAAAGTCGAAAGTGGTCACGAATTCGAGGGCAAACTAGAAGATGGGAAACGTGTCAAAGTGCGGATCGTCGGTCTAGATTGTCCAGAAGGCAAACTTGGAAAAGACGCAAAGGCTGCCGTACAGAAACTGCTCAAGGGTAAGAAAGTAACCCTTGAGTCTACGTTTCCAATGTTCCCTTTGGCCCAGGACAATTTTGGACGCCTGGTGGCTTACGTTCGCCTCGATGATGGCAGGGACCTGAGCGCAGCACTTCTGGAAAGCGGACATTGTTCAGCCCAAACGTGGAGCACGCCTCACCCTCGTCAGAATCTTTACGCTGGCATCCGCTAG
- a CDS encoding ATP-binding protein: MENTFEKLGYFYLGNHEHDQILLDSRNLLTHAVCVGMTGSGKTGLCVGLLEEAAIDQIPAIAIDPKGDIANLMLMFPELSPEEFLPWMDAGEAQRKGISTLELAKQKAELWKNGLEASGQGAERIKRLRTNAEVSVYTPGASAGLEVSLLTSFEAPNPSERENRELVADRVESTVSSVLGLLGVEADPMQSPEHVFLSQVFLQAWAKGQNLSLVGLIRALQTPPFETLGVMSVDDVLAPRSRTALAMKLNNLVASPAFASWMSGEPLNVEKMLYTADGKPRISIFSINHLSDAERMFFVTILLDRVLGWARTQPGTSSLRALLYMDEVFGYLPPVANPPSKKPLLTMLKQARAHGLGLVLATQNPADLDYKALSNAGTWFLGRLQTDRDIARITEGLEGGVNFDREAIQTQLRGLESRQFILHSVHHEAARLFKTRWVLSYLKGPMTRQDIQALNQSKSGKELEHVASEPSQSVSTSPSGHFLPIRVPQPAGSELVWRPMAYGYGRAQNRIFAAITGIGSGPLAVDWSNATEVGFTPEIFKPDPDQEGEFLEIEDRLLNKTAWAEWEKSFETILRQRGGTQEFKCPTLKLKSNAGESAESFYQRVNLELRERRDEAMNKLRASYDKKIERERDQVERAKDALEKQELMLREAQVKGAMSVGGSLLKAFTGRSMMSTAKKGANQAMKIQRKSRDVEQARHKLESEMSDVLEAQARLEAELRELAEKWEPSEHPVESIAIELKKGDSETHFVGVLWVGYWVMDGKRMRAF; this comes from the coding sequence ATGGAAAACACATTCGAGAAGCTGGGTTATTTTTACCTCGGAAATCACGAGCATGACCAAATCCTGCTCGATTCCCGAAATCTCTTGACCCACGCCGTGTGTGTGGGGATGACCGGAAGTGGGAAAACCGGACTATGTGTCGGGCTCTTGGAGGAAGCGGCCATCGACCAGATCCCGGCGATCGCGATTGACCCAAAGGGAGATATCGCAAACTTGATGCTGATGTTTCCTGAGCTCAGCCCGGAAGAGTTTCTGCCGTGGATGGACGCGGGCGAGGCCCAACGAAAGGGTATCTCAACGCTGGAGCTCGCCAAGCAAAAAGCCGAGCTATGGAAGAATGGACTTGAAGCCTCTGGGCAAGGTGCGGAGCGGATCAAACGGCTGCGCACAAATGCTGAGGTCAGCGTCTACACTCCGGGTGCGAGTGCAGGTCTCGAGGTCTCCTTGCTGACGTCATTTGAGGCGCCCAATCCTTCGGAACGTGAGAATCGCGAACTTGTGGCTGACCGCGTCGAAAGTACCGTTTCAAGCGTCCTCGGACTCTTGGGGGTTGAAGCGGATCCGATGCAGAGCCCAGAGCATGTCTTTTTGTCTCAGGTGTTCCTTCAGGCGTGGGCAAAAGGGCAAAATCTGAGTCTCGTGGGCTTGATTAGGGCGTTGCAAACCCCTCCGTTCGAGACACTCGGAGTCATGAGCGTGGATGACGTACTCGCCCCGCGCTCTAGAACGGCGCTGGCCATGAAACTCAATAACCTCGTGGCATCGCCAGCATTTGCGTCATGGATGTCGGGAGAGCCACTCAACGTTGAGAAGATGCTCTACACGGCGGACGGAAAACCGCGCATCTCGATTTTTTCCATCAATCACCTGAGTGATGCAGAGCGGATGTTCTTCGTGACGATTTTGCTCGATCGCGTATTGGGCTGGGCACGCACTCAACCGGGGACTTCGAGCCTTCGTGCCCTACTCTACATGGATGAGGTTTTTGGGTACCTGCCCCCGGTGGCAAATCCACCATCCAAGAAGCCACTTCTGACCATGTTAAAGCAGGCACGTGCGCATGGACTGGGGCTCGTCTTAGCTACTCAAAATCCAGCCGACCTCGACTACAAGGCGCTGTCGAATGCCGGAACGTGGTTTCTTGGCCGTCTTCAAACCGACCGAGACATCGCTCGGATCACCGAAGGGCTTGAAGGTGGGGTGAATTTTGATCGCGAAGCCATTCAGACCCAATTGAGGGGTTTGGAGAGCCGCCAGTTCATCCTCCATAGCGTTCACCATGAGGCTGCTCGTCTCTTCAAAACGCGTTGGGTTTTGAGCTATCTAAAGGGACCGATGACTCGCCAGGATATCCAGGCGTTAAATCAATCCAAGAGTGGTAAAGAGTTAGAACATGTCGCGAGCGAACCGTCGCAAAGTGTTTCGACGTCGCCAAGTGGGCATTTCCTGCCCATTAGAGTCCCTCAACCCGCCGGCTCAGAACTCGTCTGGCGCCCCATGGCCTACGGATATGGTCGCGCTCAGAACCGAATCTTCGCAGCGATTACGGGCATTGGCTCCGGCCCTCTCGCGGTTGATTGGAGCAATGCCACCGAAGTGGGTTTCACACCGGAGATTTTCAAGCCGGACCCGGACCAAGAGGGTGAGTTTCTGGAAATCGAAGATCGCCTCTTGAATAAGACGGCATGGGCGGAGTGGGAGAAGTCTTTTGAGACTATCCTCCGCCAACGCGGCGGGACTCAAGAGTTCAAATGCCCGACTCTAAAACTCAAATCGAATGCTGGAGAATCCGCCGAGAGCTTCTATCAACGCGTGAATCTAGAGCTGCGCGAACGAAGAGATGAAGCGATGAACAAACTTCGTGCATCCTACGATAAGAAAATTGAACGAGAGCGCGACCAGGTCGAACGGGCCAAGGATGCGCTCGAGAAGCAGGAACTGATGCTTCGGGAAGCCCAGGTCAAAGGCGCGATGAGCGTCGGCGGCTCTCTGCTCAAGGCCTTCACTGGTCGCTCCATGATGAGTACGGCCAAGAAAGGGGCAAATCAGGCGATGAAAATTCAACGCAAGTCGCGTGATGTTGAGCAGGCGAGGCATAAGCTGGAAAGCGAAATGTCGGACGTGCTCGAAGCCCAAGCTCGACTTGAGGCGGAACTTAGGGAGTTGGCTGAGAAGTGGGAGCCGAGTGAGCACCCGGTTGAATCGATTGCGATTGAGCTCAAAAAAGGCGATTCAGAGACCCACTTTGTAGGCGTTTTATGGGTCGGATATTGGGTGATGGACGGCAAGAGAATGAGGGCGTTTTGA
- a CDS encoding pyruvate carboxylase, whose product MTKAIRDILVTNRGEIAIRIFRACTELGIKTTALYSYEDRLAIHRYKADRAYLIGEEGRPLESYLDQDAIIALALEHGIDAVHPGYGFLSENADFAQKCIDAGLVWIGPPPHVMRALGDKVRARKAAINASIPVIPGSDGAIDDVQEVFDFADKHGFPLLIKASHGGGGRGMRVVHDRSEIKEAFNSARSEAKSAFGSDEVFVERFLERPRHIEVQILGDQHGNLVHLFERDCSIQRRHQKVVEIAPAPNLSPEVQKALCDYSLKLMHSTGYQSAGTVEFLVEEVDGKQNIYFIEVNTRIQVEHTVTEMITGYDLIKAMIHVAGGKKLSDPAIGIDNQSAIKINGQAIQCRITTEDPEHGFAPDYGKIVTYRSAAGFGIRLDAGIGGSGTQVEPFYDSLLVKVSAWGRDLQDAAQRMGRSLVEFRIRGVKTNIPFLVNVIRDPVFLSGNTHTRYIDETPKLFEFPPRRDRGTKALRALADITINGPPGSTKRFKRPEPLIIPKAPKSAGKDAKSPAFEVFEREGAIGLAKWMRGQDKLLITDTTFRDAHQSLLATRVRTNDLLAVAKPSAELMENAFSFEVWGGATFDVCMRFLLEDPWQRLDEFRASMPGHLLQMLLRGANGVGYTNYPDNVIRAFIEEAAKGIDIFRIFDALNYIPNMELAIEEVNKHGKIAEASICYTSDVLSPKEDKYTLKYYADLAVELEKRGAHIINIKDMAGLLKPYSARALIKALRDVTELPIHLHTHDTSGNGVAMYLMAAEAGVDCVDTALSSMAGLTSQPSLNALIAAMEPDSRCPELDPESLQDLADYWEHLRLLYYPFESGLKASTADVYYHEIPGGQYSNLKPRAIELGMGEQWNLVTQRYHEVNLAFGNIIKVTPTSKVVADMAMFLVRNDLAIEDIFEGHQRGETFDFPQSVVDFFMGNISQPHGGFPKELQDIVLRGKKPLTERAGKFIPDYDWTAQNEALALLLERQPTRREAISYALYPKVYSALAQAIAEYGEYRAFNTTAYLYGLELGEETLVEMEDGKTLVIKLLAIGEASDGTRKVYFELNGQPREVVVLDKAQESTVQRRPKADKTVPGQIAASMQGKVVSILKNPGDTVSKGDTILTTEAMKMETSVTTSVEGVVKSVSVAPGDTVDSGDLVAIVE is encoded by the coding sequence GTGACAAAAGCTATCCGAGACATTTTGGTCACCAACCGCGGTGAGATTGCGATTCGAATATTCAGGGCTTGTACTGAGCTTGGAATCAAGACCACGGCCCTCTACAGCTACGAAGACCGGCTCGCCATCCACCGCTATAAGGCTGATAGGGCGTACTTGATCGGCGAGGAAGGTCGCCCGCTCGAGTCATACCTCGACCAGGATGCGATCATCGCTTTGGCGCTCGAGCACGGTATCGATGCCGTCCATCCAGGCTACGGCTTTTTGTCTGAAAATGCCGACTTTGCTCAGAAATGCATCGACGCGGGACTCGTTTGGATTGGGCCTCCTCCACATGTCATGAGAGCACTCGGAGACAAAGTTCGCGCACGCAAAGCCGCAATCAACGCCTCCATTCCCGTCATTCCCGGCTCCGATGGGGCGATCGACGATGTTCAGGAAGTCTTCGACTTTGCCGACAAACACGGGTTCCCTCTCTTGATCAAGGCGTCACACGGCGGAGGTGGGCGCGGAATGCGTGTGGTCCACGATCGCTCCGAGATTAAGGAAGCCTTCAACTCCGCTCGCTCGGAAGCAAAATCTGCTTTCGGCTCCGACGAAGTATTCGTGGAGCGGTTCTTAGAGCGGCCTCGCCACATCGAAGTCCAGATTCTGGGCGACCAACACGGCAATTTGGTCCATCTCTTCGAGCGGGATTGCTCGATTCAAAGACGACATCAAAAGGTTGTTGAGATCGCGCCTGCGCCCAATCTGAGCCCCGAAGTCCAAAAGGCTCTTTGCGATTACAGCCTCAAACTCATGCACTCCACGGGCTACCAAAGCGCCGGAACCGTGGAGTTTTTGGTCGAAGAGGTCGACGGAAAACAAAACATCTATTTCATCGAGGTCAACACACGCATCCAGGTCGAGCACACCGTGACTGAGATGATAACCGGCTATGACCTCATCAAGGCAATGATCCACGTCGCCGGCGGCAAGAAATTGAGCGACCCCGCGATTGGCATCGATAACCAATCGGCCATAAAGATCAACGGTCAGGCGATTCAGTGTCGAATCACCACCGAAGACCCCGAGCACGGCTTCGCGCCTGATTACGGCAAGATCGTGACCTATCGTTCTGCGGCTGGATTCGGCATTCGACTCGACGCTGGAATCGGCGGTTCTGGTACTCAAGTCGAGCCATTCTACGACTCGCTCTTGGTCAAAGTCAGCGCTTGGGGCCGCGACCTTCAGGACGCCGCCCAACGCATGGGAAGAAGCCTTGTCGAGTTCAGGATTCGAGGGGTGAAGACCAATATTCCTTTCCTGGTGAACGTGATCCGCGACCCTGTCTTCTTGAGCGGAAATACTCACACACGCTACATCGACGAAACGCCCAAACTCTTTGAGTTCCCGCCTCGACGAGACCGTGGAACCAAGGCTCTAAGGGCACTCGCAGATATCACGATCAACGGACCTCCTGGCTCGACCAAGCGCTTCAAGCGCCCAGAGCCACTGATCATCCCTAAGGCACCCAAATCCGCGGGTAAAGATGCCAAGTCGCCGGCATTCGAGGTCTTTGAGCGCGAGGGTGCAATCGGCCTCGCGAAGTGGATGCGCGGCCAAGACAAACTCTTGATCACCGACACGACCTTCAGGGATGCCCACCAATCCCTCCTGGCGACAAGGGTGCGGACCAACGACCTTTTGGCGGTCGCGAAACCTAGCGCCGAGCTGATGGAGAACGCGTTTTCGTTCGAGGTCTGGGGTGGTGCAACCTTTGATGTTTGTATGCGCTTTTTGCTCGAGGACCCCTGGCAGCGGCTCGATGAATTCAGGGCGTCTATGCCCGGCCACCTACTGCAGATGTTGCTCCGTGGCGCGAACGGTGTTGGTTACACGAACTACCCGGACAACGTGATTCGAGCGTTTATTGAGGAAGCTGCCAAGGGCATCGATATCTTTCGAATTTTCGATGCGCTCAACTACATTCCAAACATGGAGCTAGCCATCGAAGAGGTGAACAAGCACGGCAAGATTGCCGAGGCTTCTATATGTTACACCTCCGATGTGCTCAGCCCGAAAGAAGATAAGTACACGCTCAAATACTATGCGGATTTGGCAGTGGAGCTGGAGAAGCGGGGCGCCCATATCATCAACATCAAGGATATGGCCGGGCTTCTAAAGCCGTACTCGGCGCGCGCCCTCATTAAGGCTCTTCGAGACGTCACCGAACTCCCTATCCACCTGCATACACACGATACGTCCGGAAACGGTGTCGCGATGTATCTGATGGCCGCTGAAGCGGGCGTAGATTGCGTGGACACTGCCCTTTCGAGTATGGCCGGCCTGACTAGTCAGCCTTCGCTAAACGCGCTCATCGCAGCTATGGAACCGGATTCCAGATGTCCCGAACTCGACCCCGAATCGCTGCAAGATTTGGCCGACTACTGGGAACATCTTCGACTGCTCTACTATCCGTTTGAGTCCGGCCTCAAGGCATCGACTGCGGACGTGTATTATCACGAGATTCCCGGGGGTCAGTACTCAAACCTCAAGCCTCGCGCCATCGAGCTTGGAATGGGAGAGCAGTGGAACCTGGTCACGCAGCGCTACCACGAAGTCAACCTAGCCTTCGGCAATATCATCAAGGTAACGCCGACGAGCAAAGTCGTTGCCGATATGGCCATGTTCCTTGTGCGCAATGACCTCGCCATTGAAGATATCTTCGAGGGACATCAACGCGGCGAGACCTTCGACTTTCCGCAATCCGTGGTGGACTTCTTCATGGGCAATATCTCTCAGCCTCACGGAGGATTCCCAAAGGAGCTCCAAGATATCGTTCTGAGGGGTAAGAAGCCCCTCACGGAGCGGGCCGGAAAATTCATCCCAGATTACGACTGGACCGCGCAAAACGAGGCGCTAGCCCTATTGCTGGAGCGCCAACCCACTCGGCGCGAAGCCATTTCTTACGCACTCTATCCAAAAGTCTATTCGGCATTGGCACAGGCCATCGCCGAGTACGGCGAATACCGCGCGTTCAACACCACAGCCTATCTATACGGACTGGAATTGGGCGAAGAAACGCTGGTGGAGATGGAAGATGGCAAAACACTGGTGATCAAGCTGCTCGCTATCGGCGAAGCCAGCGACGGCACCCGTAAGGTCTACTTCGAGCTCAATGGGCAACCGCGCGAAGTCGTGGTTCTGGACAAGGCTCAGGAGAGCACCGTTCAACGCCGCCCAAAGGCCGATAAGACCGTTCCTGGCCAGATTGCAGCTTCCATGCAGGGTAAGGTCGTCTCAATCCTTAAAAACCCCGGTGATACTGTCAGCAAAGGGGACACCATATTGACCACAGAGGCGATGAAGATGGAGACGTCGGTAACCACAAGCGTAGAAGGCGTGGTTAAATCCGTGAGCGTCGCTCCCGGTGATACCGTCGATTCTGGGGACCTCGTAGCAATTGTGGAGTAG
- a CDS encoding TIGR04283 family arsenosugar biosynthesis glycosyltransferase yields MRSLSVIIPTLNEEDAIADVLSDLGSQTADVEVLVVDGGSSDRTVDVAHEGGAVVHSTQLRNRARQLNLGAEKAAHDWLLFLHADTRIPSSKTLEDALEMIQAHRGGAGHFSLVFKGPDETHLGFQYLSRKTRLNRSNTTNGDQGFMMHREVFERLGPFDDSQPFLEDQKLAERIREHAYWITLPGYLETSTRRFAKEGFAERYTLMAVMMGCHSTGIHQFFDVFQTYAPQCETQKLELQNILDAVYEVTGAMPLAERMHTWFKVGRYIRKNAWQIALALDVYVLEEPENQALEFFDQHVDHRIDTVFWDAVTALLSAAYFHVLVPLRIRRKSLR; encoded by the coding sequence TTGAGGTCGCTGAGCGTCATCATTCCAACCCTGAACGAAGAAGATGCTATCGCCGATGTTTTGAGCGACCTTGGCTCACAAACTGCTGATGTAGAAGTTCTGGTTGTAGATGGCGGCTCGTCAGACCGAACGGTGGACGTGGCGCATGAGGGTGGGGCAGTGGTCCACTCGACACAATTGCGCAATCGAGCGCGACAACTGAATCTGGGGGCCGAGAAAGCCGCTCATGATTGGCTTCTCTTTCTCCACGCTGATACTCGGATTCCCAGCTCAAAGACGCTTGAAGATGCCCTCGAAATGATTCAGGCCCATCGAGGCGGGGCGGGGCATTTCTCACTCGTCTTTAAGGGCCCGGATGAAACACATCTAGGATTTCAGTATCTGAGCCGAAAGACCCGTCTTAACAGGTCGAACACCACCAACGGGGACCAGGGATTCATGATGCACCGCGAGGTTTTTGAACGCCTCGGGCCTTTTGACGATTCTCAACCGTTTTTGGAAGATCAAAAGCTTGCGGAACGCATTCGAGAACACGCCTACTGGATCACGCTTCCTGGCTATCTCGAAACCTCTACGAGACGTTTTGCAAAGGAAGGTTTTGCCGAACGATACACACTCATGGCCGTCATGATGGGGTGCCATAGCACCGGAATCCATCAGTTCTTTGATGTCTTTCAGACCTATGCACCTCAGTGTGAAACACAAAAGCTGGAACTTCAGAATATTCTAGACGCCGTCTACGAGGTGACCGGTGCCATGCCTTTAGCTGAGCGTATGCACACGTGGTTCAAAGTAGGGCGGTACATCCGAAAAAACGCGTGGCAAATTGCCCTCGCCTTGGATGTATACGTCTTGGAAGAACCTGAGAATCAAGCCTTGGAGTTTTTTGACCAACATGTGGACCATCGCATTGATACGGTCTTTTGGGATGCCGTCACAGCTCTACTTTCAGCGGCTTACTTCCACGTGCTGGTTCCGCTCAGAATCCGCAGAAAGTCGCTCAGGTAA
- a CDS encoding amidohydrolase family protein, producing the protein MVVRTIFLILFVGLAGCASGESGTPEPSTNNDPLIFPDQGDDQPDSDTEPDMGPEPEPDMDEDIGPGVVGGEIELTQTGQRRTVLFQGIVLRPEGAIDGEVLIDDGLIVCVDASCESHPAAAEATVLKTNGIISPGLIDGHNHLPYNFLPEWTAEGRIFDNRYQWADDPSYENHVLPYSANRSRGTHFCPGARWGEFRSILHGTTTVMGQSLNQNCTKGLVRNADHEHELQYNHMRTTISSPRDINDAQADNYMASFTQPVDPVTRFAVHMGEGLVGNNIDLEFSSFAGRDTRTNRHAGLSLLYPGTAILIHSLAVTEDELLEVRDTNSKIVWSPSSNFSLYGQTIDIERVIELGIVTGIGPDWTVSGEPDLLAEMRYALNYSRQVEIDDVVTPKKIWEMATSDGAVVVGLDEFIGTLEVGKRADIVIFRESYTDPFESVVRARSADVQMVFIDGDAFYGPGAFGGIFRRNVYCENFDTCGEERFLCVVDDPNISNVFDVPGTRTALYNIMEGIGYPEEEQYGRGDEILDLVFCP; encoded by the coding sequence ATGGTTGTACGAACAATATTTTTGATTCTCTTTGTAGGTCTTGCGGGTTGCGCCAGTGGCGAGAGTGGTACCCCGGAACCAAGCACCAATAACGATCCGCTCATTTTCCCAGACCAAGGGGATGACCAGCCCGATTCCGACACTGAACCTGATATGGGGCCAGAGCCGGAGCCGGATATGGACGAGGATATCGGGCCTGGTGTGGTGGGTGGAGAAATCGAACTCACCCAGACCGGGCAACGCCGAACCGTGCTTTTCCAGGGAATAGTGTTGAGGCCCGAGGGGGCGATTGACGGAGAAGTGCTCATCGATGACGGATTGATCGTCTGTGTGGATGCGTCCTGTGAATCTCATCCCGCCGCCGCCGAAGCCACCGTTCTCAAGACCAACGGAATCATCTCGCCAGGCCTCATCGATGGTCATAATCATCTTCCCTATAACTTCCTGCCGGAATGGACTGCGGAAGGGCGGATTTTCGACAATCGCTATCAATGGGCTGATGATCCATCGTACGAGAATCACGTGCTGCCGTATTCGGCCAATCGCAGCCGCGGAACGCACTTCTGCCCCGGTGCTAGGTGGGGTGAATTCAGGTCCATTTTACACGGTACGACAACCGTGATGGGTCAGTCGCTGAACCAGAACTGTACCAAGGGGTTGGTTCGTAATGCCGACCACGAGCACGAGCTTCAATACAACCACATGCGCACTACGATTTCGAGCCCTCGAGATATCAATGACGCGCAGGCCGACAACTATATGGCGAGCTTCACACAACCTGTGGATCCCGTGACACGCTTCGCCGTGCACATGGGCGAGGGGCTCGTCGGAAACAATATCGACTTGGAGTTTAGCTCGTTTGCAGGCCGCGACACACGAACCAATCGCCACGCTGGCCTCTCACTTCTCTATCCAGGGACCGCAATCCTCATCCACTCCCTCGCCGTGACCGAAGATGAGTTACTCGAAGTTCGAGACACCAACTCTAAGATAGTTTGGTCTCCATCGAGCAATTTCTCGCTCTACGGCCAAACCATAGATATCGAGCGGGTGATCGAGCTTGGCATCGTTACGGGAATCGGCCCAGATTGGACCGTTTCCGGCGAGCCAGACCTGCTGGCCGAAATGCGATACGCACTCAACTACTCGAGACAAGTTGAGATCGATGACGTGGTCACACCGAAGAAGATTTGGGAGATGGCAACCTCGGATGGTGCAGTTGTGGTAGGTCTAGACGAGTTTATTGGCACGCTCGAAGTTGGAAAGCGCGCAGATATCGTGATCTTTAGAGAGAGTTATACGGACCCATTCGAGTCTGTGGTCCGGGCTCGCTCCGCTGATGTGCAAATGGTGTTCATCGACGGTGATGCGTTCTATGGTCCAGGGGCGTTTGGTGGGATTTTTCGCCGGAATGTCTACTGTGAAAACTTTGACACCTGCGGGGAAGAGCGGTTCCTCTGTGTGGTGGATGACCCGAATATATCGAATGTCTTTGACGTGCCAGGCACCCGAACCGCACTGTACAACATCATGGAAGGCATCGGGTATCCTGAAGAAGAGCAATACGGACGTGGAGATGAGATCCTAGACCTGGTCTTTTGTCCCTGA
- a CDS encoding DMT family transporter yields MIGEISALTSSMVWACASLLFAALGASMHPVTLNLYKCVIALVMMLVTQLIFLGVSLPHMSSHEWIWLSLSGLLGLSIGDTAFFNALNRLGPRRTLLVSALTPAITAILAIPVLQEGLDARVILGMLLTMAGVVWVIRERSSTGSEEDVALKAGLGFALIAVAAQSGGNVLTKLGASEASALEISMVRLLAGILGLVAYMVIKGRSFKPQTSWKTRDFGLLILATFLGTYLGIWLMNSGLKYAQTAVATTLNSTSPIFILPLAYFILKEKISWRSFGGAVVAVLGVALLFSKDMF; encoded by the coding sequence ATGATTGGTGAAATCTCAGCGCTGACCTCATCCATGGTCTGGGCTTGTGCGAGTCTACTCTTCGCAGCGCTCGGTGCGTCCATGCACCCCGTGACACTGAACCTCTACAAGTGTGTCATCGCCCTTGTCATGATGTTGGTGACGCAGCTGATCTTCCTTGGGGTTTCGCTCCCGCACATGAGCTCACATGAGTGGATCTGGCTTTCGTTGAGTGGGCTTTTGGGGCTTAGCATCGGTGACACCGCGTTTTTTAACGCGCTAAACAGACTAGGCCCAAGGCGAACCCTTCTAGTCTCTGCGCTCACACCGGCAATCACGGCCATACTTGCCATTCCAGTGCTGCAGGAAGGCCTCGACGCCCGCGTCATTTTGGGAATGTTGCTCACCATGGCGGGCGTGGTTTGGGTCATTCGTGAACGTTCATCCACAGGTAGCGAGGAGGACGTGGCGCTAAAGGCGGGGCTCGGCTTCGCGCTAATCGCGGTCGCGGCTCAATCCGGAGGCAACGTACTGACTAAACTAGGCGCTTCCGAGGCCAGCGCGCTCGAGATTTCGATGGTTCGACTCTTGGCCGGAATTCTTGGGTTGGTTGCCTACATGGTCATCAAGGGCCGAAGTTTCAAGCCTCAAACGTCATGGAAGACCAGAGATTTTGGTCTCTTGATTTTGGCCACATTTCTAGGGACCTATCTCGGGATCTGGCTTATGAATTCAGGGCTCAAATACGCTCAGACTGCGGTAGCTACAACCTTGAACTCAACAAGCCCCATCTTCATTCTTCCTTTGGCGTACTTTATTCTCAAAGAGAAGATTTCGTGGAGGTCGTTTGGAGGCGCGGTGGTTGCGGTTCTGGGTGTGGCATTGCTCTTTTCAAAGGATATGTTTTGA